The sequence ATGACAATTGTTTCAGTACTTCCGTCTACAATAAATTATAGGCTCATATTCATCAAAACATAAGTTATATTGCATATAAACAAAACATAGTTTAGCTTAAAGAAACAAAACCCGCCAAAGCCACCTCTGATGCAAGGTATCCATCTTCATCACTCTCTATGATTGATATGGCATTAAGTTTTCCTCCAGCAGCTTCCTCCACCAGACCATCGCTGCAGAATGAGATCAGGCTTATTGAAGCTAAACTATAATAGCACGGTCCTACCATCCAAGTCAGAAAAAAAACAGTTGAACTTACCTGTCAAAATAATAGTATCGCAATGCATCAGCAAGAATCTGCCCCAAACCCGATTTATATGAGCTATTTATCCCTGTAACAGCAGAAATGTAAAACCTAACAAACAAAGTCCAAAATATGTATAGATGCACAAGTTCGTTATAAATATTCTCACCAACAAGAAATATGGACGTTCCCTTTAAATCAGATGATATCTCCAATGCCCTATTCTGAAATGAACTGAACAGTTTAATCAGTTCCTTAAATTAGCATCAAACCAAATGGAgcagttaaaaaaaattcaaattgcgCCAGAAAACTAAGCCTCACTTTGATTGCTAAAGACAGATCACGTTCAACAACCTTTGTAGCCACAGAATCTAACAAGAAAGAAAAGCAAACAATTAGCATAATTTTAGTCGTAGGTATCAATCAAATCTCATTTCAGCAAATACACTAGCTATATATTCAAGTCGAACAACGCAGCAAGAAAAAAAGCTAATTGAAATTCACTTAAGACCATAGCTTATGTCACAAGCTTTCGACCTATTATCTAATCCTAAACAGGAATGCCGTTTTTGTTTGAAGCCGGACTCTGAGGCCAGATTGAAACAAGCAGAGCTACCAGGTCATCAAAGTTggattaaattaattttgactCAACTAGTCATTTATCCCCAAAATTCACCATAACCAACATTCATAATGCATAACAAATCACCAATTCAGTTTGAAGCTAACAGCGTAGATTCTACCATATCGATTGATTTCCGCCTCCATCACATACTTATCCAGTGAAAAAATTTCCTCGAATTAAAACCTTAATCGCTCCAAAATCAGAAATAACACGACATAATCGGTCTTCAGCACTGCAAGCTCATTTCAAAGTCTTTACCTGAAGTGCTATTCTCAAGGACGGCGCGGGTAGGAACAGCAGCAACAGCGCGCTGTGAAAGTTTAGGTTTTAGAAACAAAATTGACGAATATGGGGGAAATCGAGAATTAAGGTGAATTCCGGTGGAAATGCTGCGGCGGAGCGGCGGGTGAATCAGTGATGGGGAGCTGGTGCTACTGGCTTGGATTATCTCCATATCCACCACTAGTCCCTGCCAAAAGTATAACAAAATAGCAATGGCACGTTGTGTTTATCTCTCACTTATTGGGCTATAGAAAAATGATTCGGTTATTGGGCCTTGAAAATGATTCAGAGATTGGGCTTAAGACGAACTAAGAAATGTTTAACAAACTAACGTAATCCTTTTTTTGTTCACTATAGCCACTTCTTTAAAAaaagtaataaattttaataaatgtgcTTCTCGATGTGGATAGTTTTATGTGACCTTCTCATGATTAAAAACGATACCTAATGGGCCTCGACTCGAAGCCAGGGCACTAAGATTTTATTATTATGTTAGCTTAAAGAGCTTGGGAGATCTCATGTGAATCAAACGGTGATCTTGTAATAATGTGTTAAAGTAAGCTACGCTGTAGATTGTAGGATGAATTTCATTTGTAAAGTGAAAAATGTACTATTGATTATCAGAGTACAAATGAAACGATAGCAATCTATTTATACAACTATAGAAGCTTCAAGAAGAAAACAATCATAACTAATCTCTTCCATCTAGCAAATTTCGAAACAATGCGATCATGGATAGGCATCAAATAAGAAGCGCGAACTCTACCAATAAAAATAGGGACTCTCAAGTAAATAAAAGGCATGCGGCCCACTGCAAAACCAAGTTGACGATTGATACGTCGACGCAAACCGTTGGCCACCTTTGCCGTGTAGAAGATGTGAGACTTAGATGGCGACACCTGTTGCCCCGATATAGACCCATAGAAATCCAGAATATTTTTCAAGATTTTGGCATTCTTCTCCGTGGCTCTATAAAAACCAAGTTATAACTAATCTCTAATATATTAACTTGAAGctaactaactaactaactaaTGAACAAGAGCTAGCTTGCTATCAAGCTCTAACTATTGAGCTTGTGTTCTTCACTTGCGCTGTGAGCTATATTCCAATACTCCCCCATCAGTCCGAGGTAGGTTGAACTTCCACAAGATTTAGTTGATCTCTTAATAAGCAAAAACGTGAGTCTGCGAGAGGTTTTGTGAATATGTCTGCCACTTGATCCAAAGAAGGAACATACCCCACATTTATGGGGCCATCTTAAATCTTTTCTCGAATATAGTGAACATCgacttcaatatatatattatatctaCTCCACTTTATAAATGAATATAATTAAATGTTATCTATATAAGAAGTACAGTTTTTAGAGGTCGAAAATGTGGATTGTAATTCAAATCTATACAATACATAAAAAGGGAGTCTTTTTCCTACATtattttcctcattttcttctctcttttctcgcatttttttttactattttgctcttattcttttaattatatctAAACAATGTTAAATTTgatacatgaaaaaaaaatattcagtatgcatcttaaatttaagttcatgACAAGatcgttaaaaaaaataaattatgaaaaaattaaaaattaaaatattttattgggcAAATGTGCACATTGCCCCCTAAACTACACCCTCCTATagcttttagccccccatactcggtcaaagcgcgttgacctccctgaactcccgaaaGAAGGGTGCAAACAACACCCCGCGTTAAACGGCCGGTTAACGCAGttaaacttaatttttttttcttttaatttgcggttctctctttctctcttccacCGGCTCAGATCGTCGTCGCATCTTAGGGTGGAGGAGGCGGAGAAGGCTGGTGAAGCAACTCAGTCGTGTGATACTGCCGGAGATGATGATTCGATTCAAGATCCCCGTTGTTCATTTGAATGGCGACGCAGAGGGCCAAGAATCGAATAAGGTATAATTTCGAACTGATTAATTTTTGGAGTTTTAATAAAGAATCTTTACTTCTTGGCATAAACATTAATGGGCCGGATTTGATTTTTATTGTCTTTCGTGATTTTGGGTACTTTTGTGATATCCTCTTGCTCAATGTCTCGATTTAGGGTTTCAGTCTTTCTAGCTTCGAAAGCTCTGtttcttgaatttattttagtatttttgaCTAATTAACTATAGAGGTTTTTGTAGGAGAAGTTGCTTTGCTGTTTTGTTGTTCCATCTGTGAGTAAATTGGTTTTTGGCGGACGCCGCCATGCCTAACGGAAGCGATCTGATTAGGAGGATGGTGATCACCCACCTGAGCAGACTTGTAGGCGAAGAGAGTGTTCTTGGCGGCTTCTTTGCGCTCCGTTCCGATCTTAAACTCCGTCAAGTAGCGGTGGCAATCACCCTTCATCTTCAGGTAGAAGACTTTGGAATCTTCGTTAGAGGCGGATCCGATGAGTTTGGTGTCCAGGAGTTTGAGAATGTCGTCGTAAATGGAGGAGAGCTCTGACTCGATCTTATATCTGTAGCTCTTGATGGAGGAGACATGTCTCTCGTTGCCATAGCTCTCCTCCTTCTGCTCGATAGAGGAGATGATACGCCAGGAGGCTTGGCGGGCGGCGCTGATGACGTTCTTGTAGACGACGAAGAGAAGGTTGCGCTCCTCCATGAAGAGTTCGTCGCTGTTGACGCTGACGACCTTCTCCATGAACTCGACTATCTCGTCATAGCGCTCGGCCTGCTCCGCCAGCTTGGCCATGTACACGCTCTCCTCACGCGGGGACGCcatttttagagagagaatattagagagaaagagagagtgtgtgtatTTTGGGGGGCCCACCGcgaattaaacaaaaaattaaagtttAACGGCGTTAACCGGTCGTTTAACGCGGGGTGTTATTTGCACCCTTCtttcgggagttcagggaggtcaacgcgctttgaccgagtatgggggaCTAAAAGCTATAGGGGGGTGTAGTTCAGGGGGCAATGTGCACCTTTGccgtattttattttctctctctttattattgtttaaaacttttatttatgtttgtgtatgaaatatttgtttatttattaaaaatatatttattatttgtttatattttgattctatttaatattttcatttatttatttaaacatatgtTGTTTAATTTCAACTAGTACGCCCTTTCGTGTGATGCACGAgccataatatatttatttatttataaaattttaacttatgtaaaaatatcaaaatatcattatttatgagttagatttattagtaattaaaatattttgttaatttaaatattagtatttgatttaaaacaATGTGTAATAATAAtgttatcaacttaatgagtataatattaaattcaatgaGTATTGtgtactactactactactactactactactactactactactactactactactactactaataataataataataataataataataataataataataataataataataataattgttaggtctggagggtctcgaataggtgtatggggggggaatacactatgggctatttttcgaaaagaaactttaaatacaaactgactcaacctttttactaaaaagagttttgtcaaaacaaggttgacgactgatactgaatactcttcagtaaagagctatcagttaagtcaaagactttaactgatacacgtaaggcttcagtcgagtttgataaacagagagatgctatgaatcttactgactatcagaagatagatcagttagactgataacacacgcagcggaaaacttttgtttcgaaatagcctgtgaatTTAATCACGTTGTTAgaagttaagtttctctttgcaattaatcagttttcagtttaggaaggtaagagcacaagtaagaaggtaagtactgaaagctgtaaataatacagagatttttacgtgatttgaaaaacacttcctacatccacggtcggttgatcagaccaacaacttcactggacatgtgcttacgagtgcacaacaaaccgatgtgtgtgcttacgggtgcacaacaaagttgaacgtgtgcttgcgggtgcacaacaaagctgaacgtgtgcttgcgggtgcacaacaaaccgagatgactgaagatcctatcttcagtaccaacacactgggttggatttctcactcctagcgcacgctgggcactaagatctcacagagacagaacactggtctaAACTCCTTTTTGgcacaaactctcaattcggttcgtagaaaaagaggtttgaaaacttgccaactaaaccacaaagaacaagttctttgcagtcagttttacctaggctttggatatacaatatttgcctaagttctaagagaatgtatgtaatcagcagtgactgatttttagctttgtgattctcttcttcgattcaaactttggggaggcttggtttggctgagtaacgaattcggcagcgtttcagcttatgttgttgaatcggtgtaGATtaaagtgatcctcgagcacgatttataggagacgtcttgaatagatccgttggcggagatggtcttcaagatttcttccgttagagagtaatttgaacttgggctgaggcttcaatcttcgaggttccttgtttggtgagaacgactactttgaagagcagaagatgcgacatctctgaaagggaatcaccaaaaaggaatggcctctacagagaaaggacgatcctgagatctctgcatttaatgcggctgtacttttggagtgcgtggcttcctttgaacgttggaggttcagtccgaggaagaataactgatacttgactttagtatcagtccgctgaatccacgtggcgcgcattaagtaatcagtcgaaactaaTCCTTCGACtaataagtcaaatatcagtatttgactttgccttaatcgttacatcagtcggcatcttcagtctttcgttcttcagtcttcagtcttcagaacatcaactaaactagaaaaagaactctaacacttgagttcgaacagttctagtctattacacgTGAAacttattgattttggtatcatcaaaactaggattaggatatttcattaagttcccaacaataataataactaaatttatagattgtaaagAAAATAACTTAAGTCAATATCATTGATTAAGCAAATAACACTAAatcatcaatataacaaaattaatagccGTCATataatataacaattttgggctcttaaaagtCCAAACcgaattattattaaaagttcatatttgaATAGCCCAAATTTAACTAAGAAATCggaaaaaatacgaataataaaaaaaattataacaacaaatatgtttatataaataaataaataaataaatagttgtacacataattaaataaatttatataatatttttaaatttaaattttaagatatataactaattttttttttacaaatttatattaaaattaatacaaattttcttcttcttaattgcataaaaaaattactataattaaaaaatatttcaatttaaaataattattaaataaaacattatataaacttttttgaaagaaaaaaaatgacatcTGCTTCTTTTTTCACcaataaatgaaaacaaaagtAAAAAAGAATACGATCAATATAAGAGATAAATGAGAGCGAACAAATATTAACTTTGACACTTCAAAagatcataacttattcatttaaatttatttttttataattttttcttcaaaattaagATCTTTTCATAATCTTTAAAATAACATTCataatgagtatttttttttatgaatcgaaattaatgattttttgaaCATaactaaaatagaaaaaagtaaaTAGAAAATTTGGAAGGAAAAattatgaggagagagaaaaaattgaaggttaaaaaaactcatttttttttataaattgataatattaaataaagaaatttaaaggtcacgTCATAGGAGACTCTAACCCAAGACATTTGGTCTTAGGCATTAACCTCTACCGCTTGGCCTTTGGCCCTAAGCATTAAcccatcttcttcttttttcttcttgttttgataaattaacaatattaaataaagaaatttaaaggcctcGCCGCaagggactcgaacccaagacctttgaccttaGACATTAAgcccttaccgcttggccaacacatgtagggatgtcaatccagcccgaaacccatgggctggcccgattaacTTGTCAATTCGaaagggttagggttgaaaattttcaactcgataaaaattacaaccagactagcccgtaaccgaatagcccggCACCTGATAGGGTCagcccgactaacccgatgagCTAGCCTGAAACCCGAAtacataacataaaatatttagatataaaaattaaaaaatgacaataatataaagtctcatcatttcacttttctgtattttttagATGCTTTGATTCTATAAGTTCAAATTATTgttagatattttattattttttctttaacaaagttgaacattttattgttaccaacttattttatatgttatgtaatcttaattttttttttcagcacttaatttttttttcgagcacttaatttttttttcttcaatatcttatatttttgcatttcatgcttgctatataatttatatctttgatttaaatatatattttatacattatacattagatcattaagaataacaaaataaaaatgattattttatttttacacctttaacccgatgggctagcccgaaacccgaacattTAGGGTTATGGTTTAAAATTTATAACCGAAAAAAACCTTCAACTCGATAATTAGCCCACACCCCGATTAGCCCTTAACCCGGTAGGTTGGCCTAATTAACATCCTTAAACACATGCACTGATGCACACGCATTAACTCCTCTTTTATTGTTATATATAGATGTTCATCTTGTGTCGCATATATGGAAGTACTAATTAATAGTATGCACTAAGTAAGTGTTAGCATTGCATATAATGGgtcatcaaaattaattaatctatagCTTCTAGATCATAACAGTGTATAAGTATATTATgtagattttatttatatattgattttgTTTACATATTGTAAAATATGAAACTCGAAAAAGAGAACATGGAAACCACGATTCCGAGAATACTCTGGAAATTTaaacttttacttttatttttgatttttttgtagTCAAGGATATTTACAAGCATGGGAAGTTGGCAGGTCTAGTATTTTGCTTGCTCGCCGTTTAAAATTGATAGTGTTCGGGTGTGTGAGGTAAATTTGGAATATTGCAGTGAGACATCTAACTCCAAGATAAAGAATAACAAGGCCAAAATTGTGAGACATCCAACTCCAAGATATAGGGAGACGAATTGACTGAGATTAACTAAGTAAATACAAAGTGGTGCGAAAATTGACATATTCACAAACATTTACCCAGCGAGAAACTGGCAGAATTATATTGTAGGCAGCTTCCAAAACTGAAGAATGCAGATATTACGTCAAAGCAAAAGCAGTCAACTGCCACCTGCATTCACTGAAGTTGGGATATATAATCAGAACATTACATGATTGTCTCCAAAATATAGAGCAATTTGATTCTAGCATCATGTGCCATAATGAAAGACATAAATTTGATATGTAAAAGCAAGGAACAGTAGCAAGTACCATAATCTCTCCAAGAATGTGAAATATATTACTCGATATGAGTTCACTGATACCATCATTATCACATCAAATTTAGTCTTAATTTGTAAAAGGAAATGAGCTACCAACAGTTTTGACTTACCTCTTATCTGTCCAGAATTTGGTGACTTCATATGTAATAGGGAGATCGGTGTGAGCGGAGGAGAAGCAACTCCTGAGCTTCGAGGAGATCCCAATAGCTTGCCTGAGTGAAAAGCTGCTTCTCTTTGACCACTAGAAGGTATGGAGAAACTTCGAGACACTGTTAGCTGTGGGAGAGGAAGTGCAGAACCTTCTCTCAATTGTCTAAATGGATTCTTATTCGTTGGAGATACTAGGGGAGCAGAGTGTCCAAGAGTCCCTATTGATCGCATTGGTTTGGAACCGAAAGTATCAGGAGGCCTAGGGAGTTCATGAAGCTCACTCGGAGTAGGTGAAGTTGCAAGGGCAGGTGAGGCATTGTGAGACACATTTACAAGTAAGGAAGATTGGGGACCAGATGCACGCGAAATCAATCCAGAAACTGATTGAGGTGTGTCATTGGAGCTAATGGGTATGTGGGTCATGTTTAAAGAAGGTTTGCTTGCTATTGGACCAGAGAAAGCTTGCCTTAGATTTTTCTGAGCGTCGAATCCACTCTGAGTATCAACCTGCGGGATAGCAGCTTCCTCAGTCAGTGGCGGCAGCGGAAGAGAGTGCTTATAGGTGCTGCTTTCTTCAACAACTATTTGAGGCTTCAAGATATAGTGTGCAGATAACTGGTCATCTGTGAATTTTTTTGGCTTCTCCATGTCCAATGGCGATGAGTGCCACAAATTTTTGGAGGTCCCAGCAGGTAGTTTGGGACTAGATAGAGGCCCAGAAGTAGTCGTGTTTGAACCTTTTGCATCAGCTGGAGTAGGCAGCACATAGGTAGTAAGCTTCGGGAGAGCATGCCTTATCTCTCTAACTCTCTCAGCAGCATCAAACTTCTCTGGATAGATTGGAGCAGAATGGCTGCCTGCTCGAGGCCGTTGGCTAGGTATTTGATCCCATTGGTTTCTACTGCCGCTTCTCTGCAACTCAACATCTTTTACCCAAGATGTATGTGCACTTGGAGCACCTAACTGATCTAACTGCATAGTCCATGAGTAGAACAAGTTAACTTCTTTGGAATTGAGAAAGAGCCTGATGCACTTTTGCTCAAATTGCAAGCTTGGGGAAACATATAAACAATATAATGCAAAATACAAGGTAACTCTTTGTGCATGCAAGTCATGCATAGAAGGGCAGATAAGTCTGAAAGATTTCCCTAGAAAATGATCCAACTGCAAGAAACAacggaataaaaaaaaaaaccccacCCACAAAGTTGAAAAACACATCATTTAGAAGTTCACAGAATCCTAATGGGAGGTCTCAGATGCAATTATGGAGAAAAGAGAGATACTATACAAAGATAAAGCCAAAAATAATTAGAATCCCTGTTTAAAGTAGAGAAATGTTTGCTGAACATATAATATAAATGCCGTAGTTTGAGTCAAACAACAAGCAGAACTCACCTCCATTGAGTTCCTCAATGTGTAAGCACTACCTAGCCCCTGTTCTTTTTGTCTGTAGTCAAAACTTAATTCTCCATAATCATTACTCTCGGAAATGATCTCTCTATCATCTTTTTCCCCTTCATTTAACTCAGATAGCTCATAATCAATATGTTGCTTTTCTGcaacatttttaatatatggTTCAACTGCTTCGAGAGATTGAAGTCCTTTCCGAAAAAAATTCAACTGCTTTCAGAAAACAAGCAGAAAATCATGAAAACTTGAATAACATCATAACTTATTAACTTGAATATTGGAAACATAAGAAAACCTGTGCAGCATGGTGACGAGCTGCTTGGGTAAATAGGCTCCGGCTTTGCCCTTGCTTCAATGATTCCACTCGGAAAGCGCAGAGCCTTGCAGCCTCCTCGTATTCGTCACGAACAACTTTCAATTGCTGCAAGCTAAAAGTCTCCCCTTTTCCATGTCTCGACTTGCCCTTTTCCTTAATTTGTGCCACTATGTATTCAAACATCTCCCTGAAAATCAGGAATGCAATCAACAATAGATAACAACAAAAGAATACTCAGTcaaaatatggaaaaaaaaaaaataaggaacACCTTTTCTCATCACATTGCAACTTCATCTCCTGCACCAGTGAAAAATAGATAATCATATCAATCTACTTGATATAATTTACAAAGTAATCCACCCCAGCAATTCATAAAAATACACCAACCAGGATAAAATTGACGGAAGTATCCAAATGAATAACAACCCCAGACTGGAGTCTTAGCAATCCACTAAGACCAATCAATTTGAGGTTCGGATATagatttcattcaaaataacCAATAGGCAATCAGATAATAGTCAAACCTCCACTTTCCGTAGCTCGCTAAGGAGACACTCTGATGGGTTTGTAATTGTCATGACAATATGGAACCGCTGGAAAGTAAAAAGGAATTATAAAACAATTTCTAATATATGTTAAAACTGAATATTAGCATGATGATAAATACTCACATAGCTATCAACCAGTTTCTGAAGTTCAAGCTGTACTTTTCCAAGCATTGATAATGCTCCTCCTGTACAGCCACAGAGATGTGTGGGGTTAAGTTTACTTTCCAAATATTTAGCACTAAAAACAACCCATGCCAATTATCATAAGTGTTAAATTTTGCAGAAAATGATCtttaaaaaattaagtaaaagtCAAAAACAAGATGTGTTGACAACGATGCTGCCAATAACCAAACACATATATAAAGCAGGAGAAACTGACTGACTTACTGCTTTCTCTGTCATCATGCATAGTGGTTTTTTCCAGTAGAGAATTTCCCATTTCCAGTAATGACTCTGAAAACTCTGAAAGAATAACAAGAAGTTGTAATAACTAAACTGTATAATTTTTTCTAAGGAGAGTATAGCAATCAGAATACAGTCCATCCTTAAATAAAAAGTAGACCAAGGGGCATATAGTAAATATCTATGAGGTCGATTGTAAACTTTGAGATTAACGTAAGGTACAATCAAGCTAAAATCTTCGAGAATTATCTCAAACTTCGTTGATCATCTAAAGTGAATTCTTCTTTGAACTAAATATTGTTAGCATAAGAAACCAATAGATCAAAAGCTACATGGTGTCGATCTTTGGAAGAAATAAAAACTTCTAGAATAGTGCAGTTTTGTTTTCACAAAACTCAAATCAATTAAGAGAAAGCTTTCTAGCAAAGGAGACAAGTATTTAGCTTGGCAAAACAGCATCAAAATCCTATCCTCCTAAATCATATGTCACTTCTAGAAATGTAACTTCAGCCATTTTATCAAACTAAACAAGTACCATAAGCACTATTTGCTGTAGCTGCAGCGGCGGAAAGTAGACTATCATAGCACGTTCTCATGTCTTTCATATCCTGCAAAAAAACACATCCGGTAACACATGTCATAATGCAAGTAATGAATAAAGTTAGGCTATATATACAGGCAAATTATTGGAAAATTATACTTAAATCAACCAAAACCAGCAGCAGAGATAACAACTAACACTAGGCACGCCATCTTAACACAAAGGAATATAGGATGAGAAAACGAAAAACATAAGCAAGAAATCACTAGTAGATAGCAATCAGTAACAAACCAGACACAAAATCAGCTCAAACAATCGCCTCAAATATATATTAAGCTGGGTGCCAAAATTAGAACTGTGGAAACCCCATGGAATTCAAGTTTTTTAACACTAAAGTTTCCCAAATAATGTCAAAATTCATCTTATAATAACTATTTCCGAACAATTCACACTAAAATACTCTGCTCTCTGAGCTGAGCTTTCGGCATTGGCATCAAAACGCACGAACCTCGACTCCAtcatatttacaaattcaattgTTATGGAGTAGTGCTAAAACGAGAAACCAAAACAATAGATTAAAATGAAGAGCAATTTAATTAGCTAAATAAGATCCACCTTTGTTGCTTGCGTTAATC comes from Salvia miltiorrhiza cultivar Shanhuang (shh) chromosome 3, IMPLAD_Smil_shh, whole genome shotgun sequence and encodes:
- the LOC131015974 gene encoding uncharacterized protein At2g33490-like isoform X1, which produces MKSSLLRMRIIGPNKGDPKGKWDHNFSLPIDGLTQATKDMKDMRTCYDSLLSAAAATANSAYEFSESLLEMGNSLLEKTTMHDDRESRGALSMLGKVQLELQKLVDSYRFHIVMTITNPSECLLSELRKVEEMKLQCDEKREMFEYIVAQIKEKGKSRHGKGETFSLQQLKVVRDEYEEAARLCAFRVESLKQGQSRSLFTQAARHHAAQLNFFRKGLQSLEAVEPYIKNVAEKQHIDYELSELNEGEKDDREIISESNDYGELSFDYRQKEQGLGSAYTLRNSMELDQLGAPSAHTSWVKDVELQRSGSRNQWDQIPSQRPRAGSHSAPIYPEKFDAAERVREIRHALPKLTTYVLPTPADAKGSNTTTSGPLSSPKLPAGTSKNLWHSSPLDMEKPKKFTDDQLSAHYILKPQIVVEESSTYKHSLPLPPLTEEAAIPQVDTQSGFDAQKNLRQAFSGPIASKPSLNMTHIPISSNDTPQSVSGLISRASGPQSSLLVNVSHNASPALATSPTPSELHELPRPPDTFGSKPMRSIGTLGHSAPLVSPTNKNPFRQLREGSALPLPQLTVSRSFSIPSSGQREAAFHSGKLLGSPRSSGVASPPLTPISLLHMKSPNSGQIRGKSKLLVAHFLLQIKTKFDVIMMVSVNSYRVIYFTFLERLWYLLLFLAFTYQIYVFHYGT
- the LOC131016003 gene encoding probable inactive shikimate kinase like 1, chloroplastic; translation: MEIIQASSTSSPSLIHPPLRRSISTGIHLNSRFPPYSSILFLKPKLSQRAVAAVPTRAVLENSTSDSVATKVVERDLSLAIKNRALEISSDLKGTSIFLVGINSSYKSGLGQILADALRYYYFDSDGLVEEAAGGKLNAISIIESDEDGYLASETEVLKQLSSMGRLVVCAGNGAVKSATNLALLRHGVSIWIDVPLDMVAKELEDDKIQLSASDTPICKSSSEILDQLAALYNSGLNGYSTADATISLQKVASQLGYGYDELDAVTAEDMCMEVLKEIEKLMRVKKMMEEAARPF
- the LOC131018860 gene encoding 14-3-3-like protein A; amino-acid sequence: MASPREESVYMAKLAEQAERYDEIVEFMEKVVSVNSDELFMEERNLLFVVYKNVISAARQASWRIISSIEQKEESYGNERHVSSIKSYRYKIESELSSIYDDILKLLDTKLIGSASNEDSKVFYLKMKGDCHRYLTEFKIGTERKEAAKNTLFAYKSAQVGDHHPPNQIASVRHGGVRQKPIYSQMEQQNSKATSPTKTSIVN
- the LOC131015974 gene encoding uncharacterized protein At2g33490-like isoform X2, which codes for MKSSLLRMRIIGPNKGDPKGKWDHNFSLPIDGLTQATKDMKDMRTCYDSLLSAAAATANSAYEFSESLLEMGNSLLEKTTMHDDRESRGALSMLGKVQLELQKLVDSYRFHIVMTITNPSECLLSELRKVEEMKLQCDEKREMFEYIVAQIKEKGKSRHGKGETFSLQQLKVVRDEYEEAARLCAFRVESLKQGQSRSLFTQAARHHAAQLNFFRKGLQSLEAVEPYIKNVAEKQHIDYELSELNEGEKDDREIISESNDYGELSFDYRQKEQGLGSAYTLRNSMELDQLGAPSAHTSWVKDVELQRSGSRNQWDQIPSQRPRAGSHSAPIYPEKFDAAERVREIRHALPKLTTYVLPTPADAKGSNTTTSGPLSSPKLPAGTSKNLWHSSPLDMEKPKKFTDDQLSAHYILKPQIVVEESSTYKHSLPLPPLTEEAAIPQVDTQSGFDAQKNLRQAFSGPIASKPSLNMTHIPISSNDTPQSVSGLISRASGPQSSLLVNVSHNASPALATSPTPSELHELPRPPDTFGSKPMRSIGTLGHSAPLVSPTNKNPFRQLREGSALPLPQLTVSRSFSIPSSGQREAAFHSGKLLGSPRSSGVASPPLTPISLLHMKSPNSGQIRVNAGGS